One genomic window of Arachis stenosperma cultivar V10309 chromosome 10, arast.V10309.gnm1.PFL2, whole genome shotgun sequence includes the following:
- the LOC130956505 gene encoding monothiol glutaredoxin-S10, with protein MDRIAKLASQKAVVIFSKSSCGMSHAIKRLFYEQGVGPAICELDEDSRGKEMEWALVRLGCNPSVPAVFIGGKFVGSANTVMTLHLNGSLKRMLRDAGALWL; from the coding sequence ATGGATCGCATAGCAAAATTGGCATCACAAAAGGCAGTGGTTATATTCAGCAAGAGTTCTTGTGGGATGAGCCATGCGATAAAGAGGTTGTTCTACGAGCAAGGGGTTGGACCGGCAATTTGCGAGCTAGACGAGGATTCAAGGGGTAAGGAAATGGAGTGGGCTCTGGTGAGGCTAGGGTGCAACCCTTCAGTCCCGGCAGTGTTTATCGGAGGCAAGTTTGTGGGTTCAGCCAACACCGTCATGACCCTTCACCTCAATGGCTCACTCAAGAGAATGCTCAGAGATGCCGGTGCTCTATGGCTCTAG
- the LOC130955315 gene encoding uncharacterized protein LOC130955315, translating to MNLEGVGDEVRCRAFPVTLAEPTIHWFNALLHGSVTTFADITRAFLAQFSTRIAKAKHPINLLWVTQRSEEPTRKYLDRFNDECLEIDNLTDSVASLCLTNELLNEDFRKHLTTKPVWTMKEIQNVAREYINDEEPGGGERTREHSKDGAPAKAFKPFPLVGKFTNYTPLAASIVEVYQQIADKGILSKPQQLKDRTRGNKNLYCDNHKGFSHKTQDCFVLKDALEQAIREGKLAEFSHLIREPRRRDSDRSGDIKGRAVRQEPEEDSERGLAIVNVVFGRDVAFRSQLACKKDAKVLAVSSSVPAPCLRRIPSILFGPEDQWFDDLPENSPMVITVRVGTGLVKQILVDTRADSNIMFCNVFDALGLQDTNLRTHQHGVVGLGDNFIKPDEVVSLPVSIGGGRGKKSVMAEFMVLRDFTAYNLILGIKTVNEFGTVICTKLLMMKFVADDWLVGSIRGDLETAIACDNASLSLRRKSKEASGVFLADLDARVDDKPRPEPEGDLEKFRVGDLEEKFNFVNRNLPHNLKEPLEEMIRANAICLPGHRSTCQGSTPSSCHTT from the exons ATGAATTTGGAAGGGGTGGGTGATGAAGTAAGATGTCGTGCTTTTCCCGTAACATTAGCAGAGCCGACAATTCACTGGTTCAACGCTCTCCTCCATGGCTCCGTGACAACCTTTGCTGACATAACCCGTGCCTTCCTGGCTCAATTCTCCACGCGCATCGCCAAAGCGAAGCACCCAATCAACTTGCTATGGGTGACGCAGAGGAGCGAGGAACCGACCAGGAAATATCTCGATAGATTCAATGATGAATGCTTGGAGATTGATAACCTAACCGACTCGGTGGCCAGTTTATGCTTGACGAACGAGTTACTGAACGAAGATTTCAGAAAGCACCTTACCACTAAGCCCGTATGGACGATGAAAGAAATACAAAATGTGGCTAGGGAGTATATCAACGATGAGGAG CCCGGAGGTGGAGAAAGAACTAGGGAGCATTCCAAGGACGGAGCGCCAGCTAAAGCTTTCAAGCCTTTTCCCCTGGTAGGGAAGTTCACCAACTACACCCCCCTGGCAGCCTCAATTGTCGAAGTCTACCAGCAGATTGCCGACAAAGGCATCCTATCGAAGCCCCAACAACTCAAGGATAGAACTAGAGGGAACAAAAACCTCTACTGCGACAACCACAAGGGCTTCAGTCACAAGACCCAAGATTGTTTCGTTTTGAAAGATGCTCTGGAGCAGGCGATCCGAGAAGGCAAGTTGGCAGAATTCTCACACCTCATAAGAGAACCGAGGAGGCGGGATAGTGACCGATCTGGCGACATCAAGGGCCGCGCCGTGAGGCAGGAACCCGAGGAGGACAGTGAACGCGGCCTAGCAATTGTGAACGTTGTATTTGGTAGGGACGTTGCCTTCAGATCACAGTTGGCATGCAAGAAAGATGCCAAGGTTTTGGCCGTGTCATCGTCGGTCCCCGCGCCCTGCCTCAGGAGGATCCCATCGATATTGTTTGGACCAGAGGATCAATGGTTCGACGATCTACCAGAGAACTCtcctatggtgatcaccgtAAGAGTGGGAACCGGCCTAGTCAAACAAATCCTCGTTGACACCAGAGCCGATTCGAACATCATGTTTTGTAATGTGTTTGATGCTCTGGGCCTCCAAGACACCAACCTGAGAACCCACCAGCACGGTGTGGTCGGCTTAGGTGATAACTTTATCAAGCCTGATGAGGTAGTCTCCCTACCGGTCTCTATAGGAGGAGGTCGAGGGAAGAAGTCAGTAATGGCGGAATTCATGGTCCTGAGAGACTTCACAGCCTACAACCTCATCTTGGGAATAAAAACTGTCAATGAGTTCGGAACAGTGATTTGTACAAAGCTATTGATGATGAAGTTTGTTGCTGACGATTGGTTGGTTGGATCCATCAGGGGAGATTTGGAAACGGCGATCGCGTGTGACAACGCCAGTCTCTCCCTAAGAAGGAAATCCAAAGAGGCATCCGGGGTCTTCCTAGCCGATCTAGATGCCAGGGTCGACGACAAGCCCAGGCCAGAACCCGAAGGGGACCTCGAGAAGTTCAGGGTTGGCGATTTGGAAGAAAAGTTCAACTTCGTGAACAGAAACCTCCCTCATAACCTAAAAGAACCTTTGGAAGAAATGATCAGAGCCAATGCGATCTGTTTGCCTGGACACCGGTCGACATGCCAGGGATCGACCCCCAGTTCATGTCACACCACCTAG